Proteins encoded within one genomic window of Acaryochloris marina S15:
- a CDS encoding ParB/Srx family N-terminal domain-containing protein has translation MKRDLSSNGFQDLEIIRLSLITLDEEVQPRCQVHSHVVEEYAEAMCQGDKFPPVIVFYNGSKRWLVDGFHRFHAKKAIGELEILADVWQGNQQDAVLYAMEASTESELKLTQADLDRNVFKLIGHPVWQKWSDEEIAIHCGTHANHVHMSREQRVTDLYNMVVAMNKIGKPQSNVKPLVAKNFDLVSALNMDSTTFGPLISDYFLRIWVDMLIDNRINQQSSVN, from the coding sequence ATGAAGAGAGACTTATCAAGCAATGGTTTTCAGGACTTGGAAATAATTAGACTGTCTTTGATCACGCTTGATGAAGAGGTCCAACCACGCTGCCAGGTGCATAGTCATGTGGTTGAAGAATATGCAGAAGCCATGTGCCAAGGAGATAAATTTCCACCTGTAATCGTTTTCTACAATGGGTCAAAACGCTGGCTGGTAGATGGTTTTCATCGATTTCATGCCAAGAAAGCCATAGGTGAATTAGAAATTTTAGCTGATGTCTGGCAAGGGAATCAGCAAGATGCAGTGTTATACGCTATGGAAGCCAGTACAGAAAGTGAGTTGAAGCTCACACAGGCTGATTTAGATAGGAATGTCTTTAAACTCATTGGTCATCCAGTCTGGCAAAAATGGAGTGATGAAGAAATCGCTATTCATTGTGGAACCCATGCAAACCATGTGCATATGTCAAGAGAGCAGAGAGTGACCGATCTCTACAATATGGTGGTTGCGATGAATAAGATTGGGAAACCACAAAGCAATGTAAAACCATTGGTAGCCAAGAATTTTGACTTAGTTTCTGCCCTCAACATGGACTCAACCACCTTTGGGCCGTTAATCTCAGATTATTTTTTGAGAATATGGGTTGATATGTTGATTGATAACCGTATCAATCAACAATCATCTGTGAATTGA
- a CDS encoding NB-ARC domain-containing protein, which produces MNFTQAAKIVNSISMQEKGRKQTEAEIIALKAAWDKIDYALAIKNSKANYSENYIRSDAGRKLWLMLSGHFGEKITKMSLRRYFERHPELLDPDKRNRKILGGYPPDIENFLGRQSEAEELKQWSKTIQCVCIDGIAGIGKTCLAAKAINAIFHQPSQFEHYIWLPVHYKPSLNELLDSLIEHLGATKGEETQLNRSSILIQYLQRHRCLIVLEGVSKGSGMHGSKKNGSRTIDPVPEPKNYHDPTIAIANRASP; this is translated from the coding sequence ATGAATTTTACTCAAGCGGCAAAGATCGTCAATAGCATCTCTATGCAAGAAAAAGGACGGAAGCAAACTGAAGCTGAAATCATTGCGCTGAAAGCAGCCTGGGACAAAATTGATTACGCATTAGCGATTAAAAATTCTAAAGCTAACTACAGCGAGAATTATATACGCAGTGATGCTGGTCGAAAGCTTTGGCTCATGCTGTCTGGGCATTTTGGTGAGAAGATTACCAAAATGTCTCTCAGAAGATACTTTGAGAGACATCCTGAACTCTTAGATCCTGACAAAAGGAATCGAAAAATCTTAGGAGGGTATCCTCCTGATATTGAAAATTTCTTAGGTCGTCAGAGTGAAGCAGAAGAACTCAAACAATGGTCGAAGACGATTCAATGTGTATGTATTGATGGGATTGCTGGGATTGGTAAGACCTGTTTAGCAGCAAAAGCGATAAACGCAATATTCCACCAGCCTTCCCAATTCGAACACTATATTTGGCTACCTGTCCATTACAAACCTAGCCTCAATGAATTACTGGACTCCCTAATAGAGCATTTGGGGGCTACAAAGGGAGAAGAAACTCAACTAAACCGTAGTTCTATACTCATCCAATATTTACAACGGCACAGATGCCTAATTGTATTGGAGGGCGTAAGCAAAGGATCGGGGATGCATGGCTCAAAGAAAAACGGGTCAAGGACAATAGATCCTGTACCCGAACCAAAAAACTATCATGACCCTACCATCGCAATTGCTAACCGTGCTAGCCCATGA
- a CDS encoding serine/threonine-protein kinase, with protein sequence MSYCINPNCTQRENPPGIDLCQGCGTSLLIKDKYRLLCPIRSLDTSKQLYPSETEIFECVDTTGNPKDPPNTPKIFKILNTEDPKLKQLAKREAYALMGLYEYPNTPKVHIHDYFEYQDEHFSDTLICTAIEKIEGVDLKVWLAEHGQANSTQLKDWLGQLCEILAVVHEKNLFHRDIKPSNIMIRPDGRLVLIDFGTVRKITNTYIAKLSGPDNKSPIQGATDVTMVRTFGYSPPEQLYGKAMPQSDFYALGRTMIHLATGVHPNNLPDDDDRLSWRDQAESIDLDLADLIDRLCDPIPTERPKNTAEILADLAHPPRTTAVSIRPNFLQSKWIYVAIGMGIAVAINWGVIHYLQPGEMLSARQHLTQGLSELRVHNLAAAQASLSESIRLNPKNEEAHYYLAFTCAEVRNHDCALNHYKKAIDLNPNDWESQFALASLYEKLEKEDQAKPLLESAHKIDPKAPEPLNNLARLALLEGNASEGQQLAQKALKLTKRPIMKSIIYKNLGWAALLQKDQKLAYQYLNKSIEFNPELPDPHCLLNQIEPSLEYREACIRLISERSEGRQWRKVLLEKEN encoded by the coding sequence GTGTCTTACTGTATTAATCCAAATTGCACTCAACGAGAGAATCCACCTGGCATTGATTTATGCCAAGGGTGTGGCACCTCTTTGCTGATCAAAGATAAGTACAGGCTCTTGTGCCCCATACGCTCTTTGGATACGAGCAAACAGCTTTACCCCTCTGAGACTGAAATTTTTGAGTGCGTTGATACTACTGGAAACCCTAAAGATCCCCCAAACACTCCAAAAATTTTCAAAATCCTCAATACAGAAGACCCTAAGCTTAAGCAACTTGCGAAGAGGGAAGCCTATGCTCTGATGGGATTATATGAATACCCTAATACGCCTAAAGTTCACATCCATGACTATTTCGAGTATCAGGATGAGCATTTCTCAGACACGCTGATCTGCACTGCCATTGAGAAAATTGAAGGGGTAGATCTAAAAGTATGGCTTGCTGAGCATGGCCAGGCTAACTCTACACAGCTCAAGGATTGGTTAGGGCAACTATGTGAAATTCTGGCAGTTGTTCATGAGAAAAATCTATTCCATCGAGATATCAAGCCTTCCAATATCATGATCCGACCGGATGGCAGGTTAGTATTGATTGATTTTGGGACTGTTCGGAAAATTACCAATACCTATATCGCCAAATTGAGCGGCCCAGACAACAAATCACCGATACAAGGGGCTACAGATGTGACGATGGTACGCACATTTGGTTATTCTCCCCCGGAACAGCTCTATGGCAAAGCTATGCCGCAATCCGACTTCTATGCCTTGGGGCGAACGATGATTCACTTAGCCACGGGAGTCCACCCCAATAATTTACCGGATGACGATGATCGATTGTCATGGCGAGATCAGGCTGAGAGTATCGATCTAGACCTTGCTGACTTGATTGATCGCCTTTGTGATCCTATTCCCACTGAACGCCCCAAGAATACCGCTGAAATCCTGGCGGATCTCGCCCATCCTCCTCGAACAACCGCTGTCTCTATACGACCAAACTTCCTTCAGTCAAAATGGATTTATGTAGCTATAGGTATGGGTATTGCAGTAGCCATTAACTGGGGCGTGATCCACTATCTCCAACCCGGTGAGATGTTGTCTGCTCGACAACATCTCACTCAAGGTTTGTCTGAGCTTAGGGTTCATAATTTAGCTGCAGCTCAAGCTTCTCTCTCTGAATCCATTCGGCTTAATCCGAAGAACGAAGAAGCCCATTACTATTTAGCGTTTACTTGTGCTGAAGTTCGTAATCATGATTGCGCCCTAAATCATTACAAAAAGGCCATTGACCTCAATCCCAATGACTGGGAAAGCCAATTTGCCTTGGCGAGTCTCTATGAAAAACTAGAAAAGGAAGACCAGGCTAAACCCCTACTGGAGTCTGCCCATAAGATTGATCCCAAAGCACCTGAACCGCTCAATAACCTAGCTCGTTTGGCACTTTTAGAAGGTAATGCAAGCGAAGGTCAACAACTGGCCCAAAAAGCGCTCAAGCTAACAAAAAGGCCCATTATGAAGTCCATCATATACAAGAACTTAGGCTGGGCTGCTCTCCTCCAAAAGGATCAGAAACTGGCCTATCAGTATCTGAATAAATCGATTGAGTTCAACCCTGAACTCCCTGATCCCCATTGTCTCCTCAATCAGATAGAGCCTAGTCTTGAGTATCGAGAAGCCTGCATTAGACTAATTTCAGAGCGATCAGAGGGCCGTCAATGGCGCAAGGTATTATTGGAGAAAGAAAACTAA
- a CDS encoding tetratricopeptide repeat protein, translated as MDKFFSRNYLGLVTLGGVAIQTLVPTIPVIAEPIKKCPPVIRSLKTNRLYCAHELKVLQRKRMAEKDAGFLCLLVRALIPANDWIKTNQCFPKTNFSSETGKKIIPRPKGSRTAFKLLKPLGNIQLTPQPIIAWQPVPQARYRITVEHGGRWLWSHTTKTTEIPLPASKPLKEGNTYKISVVAFRDNQPIAEDITTIRLVKSQQIQGIDNLIQQARNLAPDPLSRGLDKAMMLYHLGLLDAAVKELRALTQYQEPEVYSQLGLIHQEAGHQDMAQDYFDKASELAKRPSKPISQLN; from the coding sequence ATGGATAAATTTTTTTCTAGGAATTATTTAGGGTTAGTAACTTTGGGGGGAGTTGCAATTCAAACCCTGGTTCCTACTATTCCTGTTATTGCTGAACCGATAAAAAAATGTCCACCCGTTATCCGTTCACTGAAGACGAATCGGCTTTACTGTGCTCATGAGTTAAAGGTGCTTCAACGGAAGAGAATGGCGGAAAAAGATGCAGGTTTTCTCTGTCTCCTAGTCCGAGCGCTTATTCCCGCAAATGACTGGATTAAAACGAATCAATGCTTCCCAAAAACCAATTTTTCCAGTGAAACGGGGAAAAAGATTATTCCCAGGCCCAAGGGATCGAGAACGGCATTCAAACTGTTGAAGCCATTGGGAAACATACAACTCACACCTCAACCGATCATCGCTTGGCAACCCGTTCCCCAGGCCCGATATCGCATCACGGTCGAACATGGGGGTCGATGGCTATGGTCTCATACAACCAAAACCACAGAAATCCCCCTCCCTGCTTCTAAGCCGTTAAAGGAGGGTAACACCTATAAAATCAGTGTCGTTGCCTTCAGGGATAACCAACCGATTGCGGAGGATATCACCACGATTCGGTTAGTCAAATCTCAACAGATCCAAGGCATTGACAATCTGATTCAGCAAGCCCGCAACCTTGCTCCAGATCCTCTTAGTCGAGGATTAGACAAGGCGATGATGCTATACCATTTGGGGCTATTAGATGCTGCTGTTAAGGAGTTACGCGCCCTCACCCAATATCAAGAGCCAGAGGTGTACTCCCAATTGGGCTTAATTCACCAGGAAGCGGGACATCAGGACATGGCTCAAGACTATTTTGACAAAGCCTCAGAACTCGCTAAGCGTCCATCTAAGCCCATCTCACAGTTGAACTAG
- a CDS encoding CHAT domain-containing protein has translation MKHLSKILLLSLLVIPSVRAADLSPMDQADALTVQGHQQLERGNPSGAYESWAKALKLYQRANHQDGIKGSFINQSLAFQQLGQYFNACTQVSKALALVTDYCQTEVRSTVSLTNRSYDATDLIALQHLGTILQQLGKLDISEQVLTIAIAKAETLGDTPQRQALTLNLANTRSFMVKDAIQKFQISGEAIVRAKNVTAARDKARQSFESYQELHNTPYQLKAQLNWLDLYQDIDRWLQRDRDGIFEISELQEQVVPKHAEILASLQQADLTQLPPLERIYTHLKLSKLLAQQPKGAGKHPLMMAFDQAQSAQQIAEELDHYRALSFVYGQLGDLYQQSGQGDLSMRSFNLAAQFAQSEQAWDALYQWRSALAQQYEQAGQITNAIASYQSAINALEQVRWNLLPVSSDLQFSFKAEVEPVYQQYMGLLLKSENPNLKLVAQTNQRLRLAELQNYLRCGETNLAPLADQNPIGEVVVQILDLADQTTVIVGDRHYSVDPEQLQRITAEITTMIQDKRFFDTTPEQYLPLAQSLHQLILAPALSQKLIPENVPIKFHLNGPLQNIPMGFLHDGERYLIERNPIALSNGYVKTSYNSSNQPGVVIGGVSTQSPSLEETLLEPLPEVAQEVDAIQTQYPDAKLLLNQDFTHDNLLDNVARPTAKILHLSTHGQFSSDPTQTFLLAWDRPLTVQEISGVLEADGEGLDLLFLSACHSAAGDPRSLLGLAGLSAQSGARNTVASLWSADAAASVLLSRAFYADINKTRSMHERLRQAQLKLLRSDYGHPYYWANYVLVQL, from the coding sequence TTGAAACATCTATCCAAAATCTTGCTATTATCCCTGCTGGTCATTCCCAGTGTCCGAGCTGCCGATCTCTCACCAATGGATCAAGCCGATGCCCTCACCGTCCAGGGTCACCAACAGCTTGAACGGGGAAATCCTAGTGGTGCCTACGAGTCCTGGGCCAAAGCGCTTAAACTCTATCAACGAGCCAATCATCAAGATGGCATCAAAGGCAGCTTCATTAACCAATCCCTGGCCTTCCAGCAACTCGGCCAATATTTCAATGCCTGCACCCAAGTCAGTAAAGCCCTGGCCTTAGTCACGGACTATTGCCAAACGGAAGTGCGCTCCACCGTATCCCTTACCAACCGCTCCTATGATGCCACGGATCTAATCGCCCTCCAGCATCTCGGCACCATCCTCCAGCAGCTCGGTAAATTAGACATCTCAGAGCAAGTCCTCACAATTGCGATCGCAAAAGCGGAAACCCTTGGTGATACCCCCCAGCGCCAAGCCTTGACTCTCAACCTCGCCAACACCAGATCCTTTATGGTGAAAGATGCGATTCAGAAATTTCAGATTAGTGGTGAAGCCATCGTTCGAGCCAAAAACGTAACAGCAGCTAGAGACAAAGCCCGCCAATCCTTTGAGAGTTACCAAGAACTACACAATACCCCCTACCAACTGAAAGCACAGCTCAATTGGCTAGACCTCTATCAGGACATCGACCGATGGCTACAACGGGATAGAGACGGCATTTTTGAAATTTCGGAATTGCAGGAGCAGGTGGTACCCAAACACGCTGAAATTCTGGCATCACTCCAGCAAGCGGACCTCACCCAACTCCCCCCCCTAGAGCGAATCTATACCCATCTCAAACTCTCCAAGCTTCTCGCCCAACAGCCAAAGGGAGCCGGGAAACATCCCTTAATGATGGCCTTTGACCAGGCTCAATCGGCCCAACAGATCGCTGAAGAATTGGATCACTACCGGGCACTCTCCTTTGTCTATGGCCAGCTTGGCGATCTGTATCAGCAGAGTGGGCAAGGTGACCTCTCTATGCGGTCCTTCAACTTAGCTGCCCAATTTGCCCAGTCCGAGCAAGCGTGGGATGCCCTATATCAGTGGCGCAGTGCCCTCGCTCAGCAGTATGAGCAAGCGGGGCAGATAACCAATGCGATCGCATCCTACCAGTCCGCGATCAACGCCCTGGAGCAAGTGCGCTGGAACCTGCTGCCCGTGTCATCGGATCTGCAGTTCTCCTTTAAAGCCGAAGTGGAACCCGTATACCAACAGTATATGGGCCTACTGCTCAAATCAGAAAACCCCAATTTAAAGCTCGTAGCTCAAACCAATCAACGCTTGAGACTCGCTGAATTACAAAACTACCTTCGATGTGGGGAGACCAATCTAGCTCCTCTAGCCGACCAAAACCCCATTGGTGAAGTGGTCGTGCAAATCCTGGATCTAGCTGACCAAACGACGGTGATCGTGGGAGATCGTCACTATTCCGTGGACCCCGAGCAGCTCCAGCGCATCACCGCTGAAATAACGACGATGATTCAGGATAAACGGTTCTTTGACACCACCCCAGAGCAATACCTGCCCCTCGCCCAATCGTTGCACCAGCTTATTCTGGCCCCAGCCCTATCCCAAAAACTGATACCAGAAAATGTCCCCATCAAATTTCACCTGAATGGGCCGCTCCAAAATATTCCAATGGGGTTTCTCCATGATGGTGAACGGTATCTGATTGAACGCAACCCCATCGCCCTGTCGAATGGTTATGTGAAAACCTCCTACAACTCATCCAATCAGCCTGGCGTCGTTATCGGGGGAGTCTCTACCCAAAGCCCCAGCTTAGAAGAAACCTTATTGGAACCCTTGCCAGAAGTCGCCCAAGAAGTCGATGCGATTCAGACTCAATACCCGGATGCGAAGCTTTTACTCAATCAAGATTTTACCCACGATAACTTATTGGATAATGTGGCACGGCCCACCGCCAAGATCCTTCACTTAAGTACCCACGGGCAATTTAGCTCAGATCCAACTCAGACCTTTCTGTTAGCGTGGGACCGGCCCTTGACTGTCCAAGAGATTAGTGGAGTTCTAGAAGCGGATGGCGAAGGACTGGATCTGCTGTTTTTAAGCGCCTGCCACAGTGCCGCAGGGGATCCGAGATCATTGTTGGGATTAGCGGGTCTATCCGCTCAATCGGGGGCGAGAAATACGGTCGCCTCCCTGTGGTCAGCGGATGCTGCTGCGTCTGTACTGTTGTCCCGAGCGTTTTACGCCGATATCAACAAAACCCGGTCGATGCATGAACGGTTGAGACAGGCTCAATTGAAGCTTTTAAGATCAGACTATGGCCATCCCTACTATTGGGCTAATTACGTCCTAGTTCAACTGTGA
- a CDS encoding ShlB/FhaC/HecB family hemolysin secretion/activation protein, which yields MRKISGQQIQEFALGVSLSRLESDESIFVTPFPLTEGADNTGQTNSTVLRFIQEFANRDQNDSIILRSQFNIGLPIATRNADLFGDGTFFAWRGQTLWVHQFSKFTWVNRAGVQFADGPLIPSEQFSLGGVSTIRGFRQDGVTRDSGLFVSSELRVPLISGDSGTLQIVPFIDIGHAFNQGDRFLPDQSQTLASVGLGLRYDLGDSLSARIDYGIPLLNRSERRPTLQEEGLHLSVSWRF from the coding sequence ATGAGGAAAATCAGCGGCCAACAGATCCAGGAATTTGCCCTTGGTGTCAGCTTGTCCCGTTTAGAGAGTGATGAATCTATCTTTGTTACTCCGTTCCCACTCACTGAAGGTGCAGATAATACGGGTCAAACTAATTCCACCGTTCTCAGGTTCATTCAGGAATTCGCCAATCGAGATCAAAACGACAGCATCATCCTCAGATCACAATTCAATATTGGCCTACCCATCGCCACCCGTAATGCAGATCTCTTTGGAGATGGCACCTTTTTTGCCTGGAGAGGCCAAACACTCTGGGTGCATCAATTCTCAAAATTCACTTGGGTCAATCGTGCTGGTGTCCAATTCGCGGATGGTCCCCTTATTCCGTCTGAACAATTTAGCCTGGGGGGAGTCTCCACCATCCGAGGATTTCGGCAAGATGGTGTTACGCGAGATAGTGGCCTCTTTGTGTCCTCAGAATTACGTGTACCTCTGATTTCAGGGGATTCTGGCACCCTGCAAATAGTCCCATTTATCGACATAGGACATGCATTTAACCAAGGGGATCGGTTCCTCCCCGACCAAAGCCAAACCTTGGCATCCGTGGGCCTGGGGCTACGGTACGATTTAGGCGATAGCCTTAGTGCCCGCATCGACTATGGCATTCCCTTACTCAATCGCTCAGAGCGTCGTCCCACCTTACAAGAAGAAGGTCTGCACCTTTCCGTCAGTTGGAGGTTTTAG
- a CDS encoding IS630 family transposase, which yields MVQTAVADRSAEDQRPIVIMAADEGRFGRLGQVRRAWCAPGIRPESGQQLVREYLYGYVAVAPALGKMSALVLPFSNTQMMNLFLAQVADEFSDYFVVMQVDGASYHTGKKLVIPDNIRLIVQPPRSPQLNAVEHIWEEVKEKHFYNQVFDSLDEVSDTLCKGLKELMDLPDRLTSMTNFPHMRITI from the coding sequence CTGGTCCAAACCGCTGTAGCAGATCGCTCAGCTGAAGACCAACGTCCCATTGTGATCATGGCAGCAGACGAAGGGCGCTTTGGTCGTCTAGGGCAAGTAAGAAGAGCTTGGTGTGCTCCTGGAATTCGACCCGAAAGTGGGCAGCAGCTTGTCCGTGAATATCTCTATGGCTATGTTGCTGTTGCTCCTGCGTTAGGAAAGATGAGTGCTTTAGTCTTACCCTTTTCCAATACTCAGATGATGAACTTATTCCTAGCACAAGTGGCGGATGAATTTTCAGACTATTTTGTGGTGATGCAGGTCGATGGAGCGTCTTACCACACCGGAAAGAAGCTCGTCATTCCAGACAATATACGCTTGATTGTTCAGCCTCCTCGAAGTCCACAACTCAATGCTGTAGAGCATATCTGGGAGGAGGTGAAAGAAAAGCACTTCTACAATCAGGTTTTTGATTCTTTAGATGAGGTATCCGATACCTTGTGCAAGGGACTCAAAGAACTCATGGATTTACCCGATAGGCTGACTTCTATGACCAATTTTCCTCATATGAGAATTACGATTTAA
- a CDS encoding winged helix-turn-helix domain-containing protein yields MSRVSTVKPHLTVDEVKDKIATAPTARCQQKWMIIYNALVDPRPAIEIATHTATSLRTVHQVISAYNRLGAAAIAPRAKRKKNPGAYLSIEEEIEFLESFIERAQQGHLTTVQEIQTAFETKVETSVAPSTIYRLLDRHGWRKLMPRPSHPNGNKAAREAFKKTFGGWSKPL; encoded by the coding sequence ATGAGTCGAGTTAGTACAGTTAAACCGCATCTAACAGTGGATGAGGTGAAAGACAAAATTGCTACGGCTCCGACTGCCCGCTGTCAGCAAAAATGGATGATTATTTATAACGCCCTGGTAGATCCTCGCCCAGCTATCGAAATAGCCACGCATACTGCTACTAGTCTTCGAACGGTCCATCAGGTGATTTCCGCTTACAATCGCCTAGGAGCAGCAGCAATTGCTCCTAGGGCTAAACGGAAGAAGAATCCCGGTGCTTATCTGAGTATCGAAGAAGAGATTGAATTTTTAGAATCGTTTATTGAACGTGCTCAACAAGGTCATTTAACAACGGTTCAAGAGATCCAAACGGCCTTTGAGACTAAAGTGGAGACGTCAGTGGCACCCAGTACTATCTATCGTTTGCTAGACCGACACGGATGGCGCAAACTCATGCCTCGTCCGTCCCATCCCAATGGAAACAAAGCGGCACGAGAGGCTTTTAAAAAAACTTTCGGGGGCTGGTCCAAACCGCTGTAG
- a CDS encoding ShlB/FhaC/HecB family hemolysin secretion/activation protein: MNKRIPFLLSLGILCCGSTQLLAQETPILPDTLPLPKPTPETPTPSAPPVTPLDINPFRLPSGIDPQADSAVILIPSRFIFQGNTLFTDEQLQIVVSEYIGKPISIGELFQLEEALTQLYVSEGYLNSGAIVADTGAEIDPSDAELTFQIIEGKVSEIEISGAKRLEKYVKARVSPVTEGPLREQDTQETLRWLQIDPLIKGLNVQLRPGQNAGQAILALAVEPAKPLVVEVFANNNRSPSVGTFERGATAAYRNVTGLGDIFSLTYRNTTGSNVISANYAVPINIKNGTLSASFTYGDNDITEKPFDLIDLNTNAIQYELSYRQPILIPICVLGCNLDRI; encoded by the coding sequence ATGAATAAACGCATTCCCTTCCTCCTTAGCTTGGGTATCTTGTGCTGTGGTTCTACACAGCTACTCGCTCAAGAAACTCCGATCCTGCCTGATACTCTGCCTCTGCCCAAACCGACCCCAGAGACTCCCACTCCCTCAGCTCCACCCGTCACTCCCCTTGACATCAACCCCTTTCGTTTGCCATCAGGTATTGACCCCCAAGCGGACTCTGCAGTCATCCTGATCCCAAGCCGCTTTATCTTTCAAGGCAATACTCTATTCACGGATGAGCAGTTACAGATAGTTGTCTCGGAATACATCGGGAAACCCATCAGTATCGGAGAACTTTTCCAGTTAGAAGAGGCGCTTACCCAGCTCTATGTCAGTGAGGGGTATCTCAACTCTGGCGCGATTGTCGCTGATACCGGAGCAGAGATCGACCCCTCTGATGCAGAACTCACCTTCCAAATCATAGAAGGGAAAGTATCAGAAATAGAAATTTCCGGGGCCAAGCGCCTTGAGAAATATGTGAAAGCCAGGGTCAGCCCCGTCACAGAGGGACCGTTGCGAGAGCAAGATACCCAAGAAACCTTGAGATGGCTGCAAATTGATCCGCTGATTAAGGGCCTTAATGTCCAACTTCGACCCGGCCAAAATGCAGGCCAAGCCATTCTTGCTCTAGCCGTGGAACCCGCTAAACCGTTAGTCGTAGAGGTATTTGCTAATAACAATCGTTCACCCTCCGTAGGGACATTTGAAAGAGGCGCAACGGCTGCCTATCGCAACGTCACGGGCCTGGGGGATATTTTCAGCCTCACTTACCGCAACACGACCGGCAGCAATGTGATTAGTGCTAACTATGCTGTTCCCATCAATATCAAGAATGGCACCCTTAGCGCGAGCTTTACCTATGGGGATAACGACATTACAGAAAAACCCTTTGATCTAATTGACCTGAATACCAATGCCATTCAATACGAACTGTCCTATCGCCAACCCATACTGATACCAATTTGTGTTTTGGGATGTAATTTAGATAGGATCTAA
- a CDS encoding ISAs1 family transposase, whose translation MATGFSKPPSSPASTDSSSSLLPASDCDQAYQQLSECFEDLPDPRGGQGVQHPFVSIVVIGLLASLGGAQGWEDIETYGLSHQDWLSSFLRLPSGIPTADTYRRVFERICPSAFERSFNHWLDQVVTTLGAQVIPIDGKQLRGSYDRNQDQSALHLVSAWASEYRLFLGQVKVADKSNEITAIPALLELLDIAGCIITIDAMGTQHEIARHIQAKEADYVLALKENHPTLFEQVEQWFETAEANEFKGIEHSYDARVEAGHHRREKRQVWAVSLQQMGPLYKQAQWKGLQTIVKVARTRHLWNKTTYEVMFYISSLPPNAQQLGKAIRQHWSIENQLHWVLDVTFGEDASRIRTGHAPENMAILRRWSINLLNQETSFKKSTRQKLKRASMDEAYMLKVLGASIPLQSSLSEA comes from the coding sequence ATGGCTACAGGATTCAGCAAGCCTCCTTCCTCACCAGCTTCCACTGACTCATCCTCGTCACTCCTGCCTGCCAGTGATTGCGATCAGGCTTATCAACAATTGTCCGAGTGTTTTGAAGATTTGCCTGATCCACGTGGAGGCCAAGGTGTCCAGCATCCGTTTGTCAGCATCGTCGTGATTGGACTATTGGCAAGTTTAGGTGGCGCACAAGGGTGGGAAGACATTGAAACCTATGGTCTAAGCCATCAAGATTGGTTGTCGAGTTTTCTGAGGCTACCGTCCGGGATACCGACAGCAGACACCTATCGACGAGTGTTTGAGCGTATTTGCCCCTCCGCTTTTGAGCGGAGTTTCAATCACTGGTTGGATCAGGTAGTGACAACCCTCGGCGCTCAAGTGATACCGATTGACGGCAAACAACTCAGAGGTTCCTATGATCGCAATCAAGACCAATCCGCATTGCATCTGGTCAGTGCTTGGGCCAGTGAGTATCGGTTATTTCTAGGACAGGTCAAAGTTGCAGACAAGAGTAACGAAATTACCGCTATTCCAGCACTGCTAGAGCTATTAGACATTGCCGGGTGCATTATTACCATTGATGCAATGGGAACTCAGCACGAGATTGCCCGCCACATTCAAGCTAAAGAGGCTGACTATGTGCTGGCCCTCAAGGAGAATCATCCCACGCTGTTTGAGCAGGTTGAGCAATGGTTTGAAACGGCTGAAGCGAATGAGTTTAAGGGCATTGAGCACAGCTATGATGCCCGGGTGGAAGCAGGGCACCATCGTCGCGAGAAACGACAAGTTTGGGCCGTGTCCCTTCAACAGATGGGTCCTCTCTACAAGCAGGCGCAGTGGAAGGGCTTGCAAACCATCGTCAAGGTCGCTCGGACCCGCCACTTGTGGAACAAAACCACCTATGAGGTGATGTTTTATATCAGCTCTCTACCGCCAAATGCTCAGCAGTTGGGCAAAGCCATCCGCCAGCATTGGTCGATTGAGAACCAACTCCACTGGGTCTTAGATGTGACCTTTGGCGAAGATGCTAGCCGCATTCGCACAGGACATGCACCGGAAAACATGGCCATCCTGAGGCGCTGGAGCATCAACCTTCTCAATCAAGAAACGTCCTTTAAGAAAAGTACCCGTCAAAAACTAAAACGGGCGAGCATGGATGAAGCGTATATGCTCAAAGTTCTAGGCGCTTCTATTCCTTTACAGTCTAGCCTTTCAGAGGCTTGA